The Aphelocoma coerulescens isolate FSJ_1873_10779 chromosome 2, UR_Acoe_1.0, whole genome shotgun sequence genome contains a region encoding:
- the RALBP1 gene encoding ralA-binding protein 1 isoform X2 encodes MDIAIMTEGYAAFQEDSSGDEAESPSKLKRSKGIHVFKKPSFSKKKEKDFKIKEKPKDEKHKEEKHKEDKHKEKKSKDLTAADVVKQWKEKKKKKKPIQETEIPQVDVPSHRPVFGIPLSDAVERTMMYDGIRLPAVFRECIDYVEKYGMKCEGIYRVSGIKSKVDELKAAYDREESPNLEEYEPNTVASLLKQYLRELPENLLTKELMPRFEDACGKSTEAEKVQECQRLLKELPECNHLLISWLIVHMDHVIAKELETKMNIQNISIVLSPTVQISNRVLYVFFTHVQEFFGNVTLKQVTKPLRWSNMATMPALPETQESIKEEIRRQEFLLNCLHRDLQAGIKDLSKEERLWEVQRILTALKRKLREAKRQECETKIAQEIASLSKEDVSKEEMNENEEVINILLAQENEILTEQEELLAMEQFLRRQIASEKEEIDRLRAEIAEIQSRQQHGRSETEEYSSESESESEDEEELQVILEDLQRQNEELEIKNNHLNQAIHEEREAIIELRVQLRLLQRAKSEQLGQEEEEPEKRGGVSQQQRDTVLETKAAKEQPKASKEQQVKPSPSKDRKETPI; translated from the exons ATGGACATTGCCATTATGA CGGAAGGTTATGCTGCGTTTCAAGAGGACAGTTCCGGTGATGAAGCTGAAAGTCCTTCCAAGTTGAAGCGGTCCAAGGGAATACATGTCTTCAAGAAACCCAGCTTTtccaaaaagaaggaaaaggattttaaaataaaagagaagcccaaagatgaaaaacacaaggaagaaaaacataaGGAAGacaaacacaaagagaaaaagtCAAAAGACTTAACTGCAGCAGATGTTGTAAAACAgtggaaagagaagaagaaaaagaagaagccaATTCAAGAGACAGAGATACCTCAAGTGGATGTTCCAAGTCACAGACCCGTGTTTGGCATTCCTTTGTCTGATGCAGTAGAAAGGACCATGATGTATGATGGCATCCGCCTGCCAGCAGTTTTCCGTGAATGTATAGATTACGTAGAGAAGTATGGCATGAAATGTGAAGGCATCTACAGAGTTTCAG GAATAAAATCAAAAGTTGACGAGCTGAAGGCAGCCTATGATCGCGAAGAATCTCCAAACCTGGAAGAATATGAGCCCAATACAGTGGCCAGCTTGCTCAAACAGTACCTACGGGAACTGCCTGAAAATCTGCTTACCAAAGAGCTCATGCCCCGCTTTGAAGACGCTTGTGGAAAGAGCACAGAAGCTGAGAAAGTTCAGGAGTGCCAGaggctgctgaaagagctgccagaGTGTAACCATCTCCTGATTTCTTGGCTGATTGTGCATATGGACCATGTTATTGCAAAGGAACtggaaacaaaaatgaacaTCCAGAATATTTCTATAGTGCTCAGCCCTACTGTCCAG ATCAGCAACCGTGTCCTGTATGTGTTTTTTACACATGTTCAAGAGTTCTTTGGGAATGTGACCCTCAAGCAGGTGACAAAACCCCTTCGCTGGTCAAATATGGCAACAATGCCAGCACTTCCAGAAACTCAAGAGAGCATCAAAGAAGAAATCAGGCGACAG GAGTTCCTTCTGAACTGTTTACACAGAGACTTGCAGGCAGGGATAAAAGACTTGTCCAAAGAAGAGAGACTCTGGGAGGTGCAAAGAATCTTAACAGCTCTTAAGAGGAAACTAAGAGAAGCTAAGAGACAG GAGTGTGAAACAAAGATTGCACAAGAAATTGCTAGCCTTTCAAAGGAGGATGTCTCCAAAGAAGAAATGAACGAGAATGAAGAAGTTATAAATATTCTGCTTGCACAG GAGAATGAGATTTTAACAGAGCAAGAAGAGCTGCTGGCCATGGAGCAGTTTCTGCGGAGACAGATCGCCTCCGAGAAGGAAGAAATAGATCGGCTCCGAGCAGAAATAGCTGAAATACAGAG TCGCCAGCAGCACGGCCGGAGTGAAACCGAGGAATACTCTTCCGAGAGTGAAAGTGAgagtgaggatgaggaggagctgcaggtcaTCCTGGAGGATTTGCAGAGACAGAATGAGGAACTGGAG ATCAAGAACAATCACCTGAACCAAGCGATTCACGAGGAGCGTGAGGCCATCATCGAGCTGCGCGTGCAGCTCCGCCTGCTGCAGCGCGCGAAATCCgagcagctggggcaggaggaagaggagccgGAAAAGCGCGGGGGCGTTTCTCAGCAGCAGAGAGACACTGTCCTGGAGACAAAAGCAGCCAAAGAGCAGCCAAAAGCAAGCAAGGAGCAGCAAGTCAAGCCATCGCCAAGTAAAGACAGGAAAGAAACTCCAATTTGA
- the RALBP1 gene encoding ralA-binding protein 1 isoform X1 produces MTECFLPPTSSPSEHRRVEHSGGLARTPSSEEISPTKFPGLYRTGEPSPPHDSLHEPPDIVSDDEKEHGKKKGKFKKKEKRTEGYAAFQEDSSGDEAESPSKLKRSKGIHVFKKPSFSKKKEKDFKIKEKPKDEKHKEEKHKEDKHKEKKSKDLTAADVVKQWKEKKKKKKPIQETEIPQVDVPSHRPVFGIPLSDAVERTMMYDGIRLPAVFRECIDYVEKYGMKCEGIYRVSGIKSKVDELKAAYDREESPNLEEYEPNTVASLLKQYLRELPENLLTKELMPRFEDACGKSTEAEKVQECQRLLKELPECNHLLISWLIVHMDHVIAKELETKMNIQNISIVLSPTVQISNRVLYVFFTHVQEFFGNVTLKQVTKPLRWSNMATMPALPETQESIKEEIRRQEFLLNCLHRDLQAGIKDLSKEERLWEVQRILTALKRKLREAKRQECETKIAQEIASLSKEDVSKEEMNENEEVINILLAQENEILTEQEELLAMEQFLRRQIASEKEEIDRLRAEIAEIQSRQQHGRSETEEYSSESESESEDEEELQVILEDLQRQNEELEIKNNHLNQAIHEEREAIIELRVQLRLLQRAKSEQLGQEEEEPEKRGGVSQQQRDTVLETKAAKEQPKASKEQQVKPSPSKDRKETPI; encoded by the exons ATGACCGAGTGCTTCCTGCCTCCCACGAGCAGCCCCAGTGAACACCGTCGGGTAGAACACAGTGGGGGACTTGCTCGTACTCCCAGCTCTGAAGAAATCAGTCCTACAAAATTCCCTGGATTGTACCGCACCGGTGAGCCTTCACCACCTCACGACAGCTTACATGAGCCTCCAGATATAGTATCTGATGATGAAAAGGAGCatgggaagaagaaaggaaaatttaagaaaaaagaaaaaagaa CGGAAGGTTATGCTGCGTTTCAAGAGGACAGTTCCGGTGATGAAGCTGAAAGTCCTTCCAAGTTGAAGCGGTCCAAGGGAATACATGTCTTCAAGAAACCCAGCTTTtccaaaaagaaggaaaaggattttaaaataaaagagaagcccaaagatgaaaaacacaaggaagaaaaacataaGGAAGacaaacacaaagagaaaaagtCAAAAGACTTAACTGCAGCAGATGTTGTAAAACAgtggaaagagaagaagaaaaagaagaagccaATTCAAGAGACAGAGATACCTCAAGTGGATGTTCCAAGTCACAGACCCGTGTTTGGCATTCCTTTGTCTGATGCAGTAGAAAGGACCATGATGTATGATGGCATCCGCCTGCCAGCAGTTTTCCGTGAATGTATAGATTACGTAGAGAAGTATGGCATGAAATGTGAAGGCATCTACAGAGTTTCAG GAATAAAATCAAAAGTTGACGAGCTGAAGGCAGCCTATGATCGCGAAGAATCTCCAAACCTGGAAGAATATGAGCCCAATACAGTGGCCAGCTTGCTCAAACAGTACCTACGGGAACTGCCTGAAAATCTGCTTACCAAAGAGCTCATGCCCCGCTTTGAAGACGCTTGTGGAAAGAGCACAGAAGCTGAGAAAGTTCAGGAGTGCCAGaggctgctgaaagagctgccagaGTGTAACCATCTCCTGATTTCTTGGCTGATTGTGCATATGGACCATGTTATTGCAAAGGAACtggaaacaaaaatgaacaTCCAGAATATTTCTATAGTGCTCAGCCCTACTGTCCAG ATCAGCAACCGTGTCCTGTATGTGTTTTTTACACATGTTCAAGAGTTCTTTGGGAATGTGACCCTCAAGCAGGTGACAAAACCCCTTCGCTGGTCAAATATGGCAACAATGCCAGCACTTCCAGAAACTCAAGAGAGCATCAAAGAAGAAATCAGGCGACAG GAGTTCCTTCTGAACTGTTTACACAGAGACTTGCAGGCAGGGATAAAAGACTTGTCCAAAGAAGAGAGACTCTGGGAGGTGCAAAGAATCTTAACAGCTCTTAAGAGGAAACTAAGAGAAGCTAAGAGACAG GAGTGTGAAACAAAGATTGCACAAGAAATTGCTAGCCTTTCAAAGGAGGATGTCTCCAAAGAAGAAATGAACGAGAATGAAGAAGTTATAAATATTCTGCTTGCACAG GAGAATGAGATTTTAACAGAGCAAGAAGAGCTGCTGGCCATGGAGCAGTTTCTGCGGAGACAGATCGCCTCCGAGAAGGAAGAAATAGATCGGCTCCGAGCAGAAATAGCTGAAATACAGAG TCGCCAGCAGCACGGCCGGAGTGAAACCGAGGAATACTCTTCCGAGAGTGAAAGTGAgagtgaggatgaggaggagctgcaggtcaTCCTGGAGGATTTGCAGAGACAGAATGAGGAACTGGAG ATCAAGAACAATCACCTGAACCAAGCGATTCACGAGGAGCGTGAGGCCATCATCGAGCTGCGCGTGCAGCTCCGCCTGCTGCAGCGCGCGAAATCCgagcagctggggcaggaggaagaggagccgGAAAAGCGCGGGGGCGTTTCTCAGCAGCAGAGAGACACTGTCCTGGAGACAAAAGCAGCCAAAGAGCAGCCAAAAGCAAGCAAGGAGCAGCAAGTCAAGCCATCGCCAAGTAAAGACAGGAAAGAAACTCCAATTTGA